The sequence below is a genomic window from Brachyhypopomus gauderio isolate BG-103 chromosome 20, BGAUD_0.2, whole genome shotgun sequence.
AAGGTAAACTACTTACCAAATAGTTGGATCATTACAGGTATTATAGGATCTATTCACGTTGGATGATGGCTAATATATGTATCAATGAATGGAAGTATTATTGGTTGAGTTCACTTTATTACTGTCAGTCATTGTGCTACAACCTGATTGTTGGATAATAGCCACAGCGCTAATGTAgcatctgtgcatgactgggcCAGATAGGATTACATCACAACAACCAGTGGCAGGCATAAACCCaaaaagaacacagagaaaggaGGTGGGGCCTAaaggaggcggggctttctgctgCTCCATAAAACAtctttttattacattattccTGTTTCATACGATGTTCTGTATGATTAATGTCTTTATTATATATGGCCCAGTAATAACGCTGCAGCTGCCACTAAGTTTGTTTTTTCCTCTCTTCCAGAACTCAAATCTTCTTCTGCACTCCTGCACGTCTTCTCCTGCTCTGTGTGTCCACATTCCTATACAACTCAAATGTATCTCCACAAACACATCAGGACATGTCACCAtgaggagtatgtcagactgcTGAAGTCAGGACAAATTAAATATGAGAATCTGGCACCCAAACGCAGCTTCAGAAATCCACAAATGTTATCCAAAACTCTCCAGCGCATTCACAAAGGAGCAAAGCTGTAtcgctgctcagagtgtgggaaaagATTTAATAGATGGAGTGATTTCCATCGACACCATCTCATTCACACAGGTGAGAAACCGTAttgctgctcagagtgtgggaagagattTACTAGTCAGAGTAGTCTCCACAAACACCAgcgcactcacacaggagagaagccgtatcactgctcagagtgtgggaagagttttccTAGTCAGGGTGATCTCCAAAGACACTGCCGCATTCACACacgagagaagccgtatcactgctcagagtgtgggaacagTTTTACTAGTCAGAGTAgtctccaccaacaccatctcattcacacaggagagaagccgtatcactgctcagagtgtgggaagagttttactagtcAGACTAGTCTCCACATACACCAGCGtactcacacaggagagaagccatatcactgctcagagtgtgggaagagttttactagacaggctAGTCTCCACATACACCAgcgcactcacacaggagagaagccatatcactgctcagagtgtgggaagagttttattgGTCAGAATGATCTCCAAAGACACcggcgcattcacacaggagagaagccgtattgctgctcagagtgtgggaagagttttattgGTCAGAATGATCTCCAAAGACACcggcgcattcacacaggagagaagccctatctctgctcagagtgtgggagaaGTTTTACTGTAAAAAGTACTCTCCACCGACACCAGCGCACTCACACAGGCGAGAGGCCACATCAATGCTCAGAGTGTGGTAAAGGTTTTAGTCGACGGGGTATTctccacaaacacatgcacattcacactAGAGAGAAGTGGAATCACTGCtaacagtatgaaaagtgttttggtcatgggttaaagttctctgTCACGACGGATTTccatcatttgattttttttggcAGGGGAAATTAAAGTTTAATTTTTAtctattataaaatatataatatataagatatataagaaaGTGTTCTTCATCatggccgccttacggcgtaaggcgtaatacatgaacaaaagcacaaaatgtatgtcctaataaaccaacacaatatttattaaaataatcaccccatcacccctgTAAATGTTATTGAGAAATACAAGTAATGATCtgaaaatgtccaggaagacaAACATTGATGCAGATAGAAGgttgtttcaagaaagatgggaacGCAATGTTTGCGcaaggagaaaaacgggtaTGAAGCCGTGGCGGATGTCAAAAAGTACCGTCTACGTCGgcattttgcgaccaaacacggagctaagtatgccaaaattaggcatcaagaaaacaacaaattgccaaagaattaaaagTCAAACTGATCActacagaatgtgttcacaaccacaaacgaagcGTCAGTAAAAGCTGGttttgttgtggctgaagaaatcGCCCGCGTTTCAAAGTCCTTTTCAGAGGGAGCGTTTACGAAGCACAATtgctgttttcagttatttaatatttttgaacaaagtaaatgtgatatctttgatgttatttttcttttttcacttggatagtttgatcattgtttgatggagtaatgtgggtttagTAACCTAAA
It includes:
- the LOC143484172 gene encoding uncharacterized protein LOC143484172 isoform X1, with product MAADGSEGGEEGGEVLLELHLLCDSETSCTKSVGTDLSMEDIGNLQTEVCELRKVIELLERKLNQQTENLSKEKDVATLCSVCKAELNQRETQDYGQRDQHTPQDTDYILRQNPVCKPEANPMETLEPDCNTGVQHTPQDMEDESSLSPVCEMKTKPTETLELDCNTEYQYIKQEMQDVPCVFVVCKTESNPVETQDTDSNTTSQCIKQEIQDEINMSPVDKIDPNPTEFLGPNCNVGDQHTPQTPLKTCSVRLVDCIRGGHDDCNNKNDFIPELKSSSALLHVFSCSVCPHSYTTQMYLHKHIRTCHHEEYVRLLKSGQIKYENLAPKRSFRNPQMLSKTLQRIHKGAKLYRCSECGKRFNRWSDFHRHHLIHTGEKPYCCSECGKRFTSQSSLHKHQRTHTGEKPYHCSECGKSFPSQGDLQRHCRIHTREKPYHCSECGNSFTSQSSLHQHHLIHTGEKPYHCSECGKSFTSQTSLHIHQRTHTGEKPYHCSECGKSFTRQASLHIHQRTHTGEKPYHCSECGKSFIGQNDLQRHRRIHTGEKPYCCSECGKSFIGQNDLQRHRRIHTGEKPYLCSECGRSFTVKSTLHRHQRTHTGERPHQCSECGKGFSRRGILHKHMHIHTREKWNHC